The sequence GAAGATATTACCTATCGAAACCTGTGTTTGGCCGCAACAGCGAGCGTGGCACAGTACCAGTATCCGGTGCAACAAATACGCCCAGATTATCGCCCTTCAGAGCCGCTGGTAAACCCAGTCTATTTTTGCCTTTATCAGGATGAAGTAGGCGAGGTGGGCTTTCTGCAATTAACGCCATTAAGCGCACAAGTACTTGGTTATTTAACTGAAAAGGGACAAGGCACTTTTGATGAATTAACTCAATGGCTAGCGGCGACTTACCCGCAAATGCCAACAGAGACTTTAACTCAAGGCTGTCTAGCGCTACTTGAGCAACTGGCTACTAAAAGCATTGTGCGCGGTGTGTAGAGGTTTATGTCGCTAAACCAGCAAAATAATTGCAATAACCATATAAAAAAAGGGTTTTTGTTGATGTGGCAAACCGCTACAATGGCGCCCGTTTTGTGATCTTCGTCACTGTACGATTCCTGCGCACATACCTTTGCACACATTTAATTTGAGGAGCTGTAATGAGCAGTCAGCCATTTAAAGACCCATTTAACGTTATGTATTTTATTGGTTTTATCTTAGTCTTACTGTTGCCGACGCTTCCTGCAAGCCTGACATGGTTAAAGCAATTAGGTTTAATTTAAGCAGGTTTTCATCTCAAGTTGAGTATACAATTAGCCACTCTGAGAGTGGCTTTTGTTTTTAAGTTTGAGGCATCTACATACTATGGTCATATACACACTATGATATTGAAACGCGGATTGTTTTTATTTATAGGCTGTCTTGCGTTGGGCCTTGGACTGATAGGTATTGTCGTGCCGCTGTTGCCGACTGTGCCGTTTATTTTACTCGCGGCTTATTGCTTTGCCCGTTCGAGCGAGCGTTTACATCAGTGGTTAATGACCCATCCTTGGTTTGCTGATGCGCTTACCCAATGGCAAACCCATCGAGCTATGCGCCCAGGCCTTAAACGCAGGGCGATGTTACTCTCGGGACTCAGTTTTAGTGTCAGTATCCTCGTGGTGCCTATTGTATGGGTAAAGCTGTTGCTATTAACCATGGCAATCGGACTTCTCTGGTATCTTAAAACGATTCCTGAAATCGAATCCTAGTATAGGGCGTGTTGATGATGTTTCGAGATTAAATTTTGTTCGTTCTGGCAAGTTCGTGCTCGCGAAACGAGGAATGACGTGTAGTAATTCTACTCAAATGACTAGTGACAAAGAGCAAGTGCTTGCCAGACGAACCCTTCGGACAGCGTTTGGTTGACGTTTCTGCTGCGTTATCGTCCGTTTATGTAGAATAACGACACAGCACGGACTTTGCCTTGTATAAACGCCAGCCAAATAGCTGCAAAAATAACCCTGAAACGTCAACACACCCTATGGAAGCACATTTGATCTAAGGCACAAATTGATAACCAATTCGTCACTTGAATACGCTGTTAGTTGCAACTCAAACTAAAGCGGCATAAGCTTTGGGCGAATTATTAAAGCTCGTCCACACTCGCTGTGGACGTTTTGTTTTTACTGCCAGCAGTTAAGCGTGGCGAAACGATTAAGTTAAATTAAATGGCTATGAATACAGAAACCTTATCCTTGATAAAGCAAAGCATTAAAACAATTCCTAATTATCCTAAGGAAGGGATTCTATTTCGCGATGTGACTAGCTTGCTGGAAAACGCTACCGCTTACAAAGCGACTATCGATTTATTGGTTGAGCATTATCGTAGTAAAGGCTTTACCAAAATTGTGGGCACCGAAGCCCGTGGTTTTCTGTTTGGTGCGCCTTTAGCGCTGGGGTTAGGCATTGGTTTTGTGCCTGTACGTAAGCCGGGTAAATTGCCGCGTGCTACTATCAGCCAAAGCTATGAGCTGGAGTATGGTCACGATAGCCTTGAAATCCATACTGATGCGATTACCGCGAACGATAAAGTATTAGTGGTTGATGATTTACTGGCGACTGGTGGTACTATCGAAGCGACGGTTAAACTTATCCGCCAATTGGGTGGTGAAGTGCAAGATGCCGCTTTTGTGATTTCGTTACCTGATTTAGGCGGCGAGGCGCGTTTAACCGCCTTAGGTCTTGAGTTGGTTAAACTTTGTGAGTTTGAAGGCGAATAATTCTTCAGCTAAAGGCGCCTTGGGATAGTTTAATAGCGTGTCGTTAATTGACATGTTATCTTGCTATTATCTCGGGGCGCGATCCCCTTTTTTGTACCACACCATTCTTGTAATGCACATTGGGGAGTTCCATGTCATATCAGGTGTTAGCCAGAAAATGGCGCCCTGCCACATTCGAACAGATGGTCGGCCAAAGCCATGTGTTACACGCGCTCACTAATGCGTTAACGCAGCAACGTTTACACCACGCTTATCTTTTTACAGGTACACGCGGGGTGGGTAAGACCAGCTTGGCACGACTCTTTGCTAAAGGCTTAAACTGTGAAACTGGTGTAACGGCTTCCCCCTGCGGCGTCTGTGGCAGCTGTGTCGAAATCGCCCAAGGTCGTTTTGTTGACTTAATTGAAGTCGATGCGGCGTCCCGCACTAAGGTCGATGACACCCGTGAACTCTTAGATAATGTGCAATATCGCCCGACCCGAGGCCGTTTTAAGGTTTATCTAATCGATGAAGTGCATATGCTGTCCCGTAGCAGTTTTAATGCATTGCTTAAAACCCTTGAAGAACCACCCGAGCATGTAAAATTTCTGCTGGCCACTACCGATCCGCAAAAGCTGCCAGTGACTGTGTTATCCCGTTGTTTGCAATTTAATTTAAAGAGCTTAACCCAGCAGGAAATTGGCACTCAGCTA comes from Shewanella oneidensis MR-1 and encodes:
- a CDS encoding YbaN family protein; protein product: MILKRGLFLFIGCLALGLGLIGIVVPLLPTVPFILLAAYCFARSSERLHQWLMTHPWFADALTQWQTHRAMRPGLKRRAMLLSGLSFSVSILVVPIVWVKLLLLTMAIGLLWYLKTIPEIES
- the apt gene encoding adenine phosphoribosyltransferase is translated as MAMNTETLSLIKQSIKTIPNYPKEGILFRDVTSLLENATAYKATIDLLVEHYRSKGFTKIVGTEARGFLFGAPLALGLGIGFVPVRKPGKLPRATISQSYELEYGHDSLEIHTDAITANDKVLVVDDLLATGGTIEATVKLIRQLGGEVQDAAFVISLPDLGGEARLTALGLELVKLCEFEGE